From a single Plasmodium coatneyi strain Hackeri chromosome 4, complete sequence genomic region:
- a CDS encoding Chromatin assembly factor 1 p55 subunit, producing the protein MKKQGNHVNALNDLNSQNEEAKHNYVNSSVDNHKYWQYNTLLLYNVIMIYTCEWPSLFIEWVPNVCRSDDDVYNQDLILGTYTTEKNNYILILEVNLPSEELSHSNLYYEKINNYRHNTSNDTSKNFKMKNKIYHECEINKITCSPQNKDVIACFSSDGNINILNLSNYKYEENEGKSNSVVTFDYTLKGHLYQGWGIQWGVDNNLISSCGDDSYLCIWDINASASCATSSSNVAPPPVSGSACGSVAGSTVGGVPSGPAAGGITSSATVPSGGGMSTTTGAGGGDFACTSSNSENCKGIIYPLIKFFNDNVPLQDCCWKDNNVLTVSDNGHIHIYDIRNKSAVSSIKATNCTLNSIDVNPHNKNIFATGGTNKEIDLWDIRYTNKSLHRIISHKETIIKLQWDKYQPGILSSSSSDKYIYFFDTNRIGIEQTYEDSQDGPPELIFIHGGHSSNILDFSLNSSYSMMISSISEDNTLHIWQPSRQAYEDASDTYDDTEVE; encoded by the exons atgaaaaagcagGGGAACCACGTGAACGCCCTAAATGACCTTAACAGCCAAAATGAGGAGGCAAAACACAACTACGTGAATTCCAGTGTGGACAACCACAAGTACTGGCAGTACAACACCCTCCTGCTTTACAATGTGATTATGATATACACGTGCGAATGGCCCTCGCTCTTTATCGAGTGGGTGCCCAACGTGTGCAG GAGTGACGATGATGTTTACAACCAGGACCTCATCCTGGGTACCTACACCACGGAGAAAAACAACTACATATTGATTCTGGAG GTGAACCTCCCAAGTGAAGAGTTGTCCCACTCCAACCTGTACTACGAAAAGATAAACAATTACCGACACAACACCTCCAACGACACGagcaaaaatttcaaaatgaaaaacaaaatttaccACGAATGtgaaattaacaaaattacTTGTAGTCCCCAAAACAAGGATGTGATTGCCTGCTTTTCCTCCGATGGAAATATCAACATATTAAATTTAAGTAACTACAagtatgaagaaaatgaagggaaaagtaaTTCCGTTGTGACGTTTGATTATACACTTAAGGGTCACCTGTACCAGGGGTGGGGAATTCAATGGGGTGTAGATAACaatttaatttcttcctgcGGTGATGATtcgtatttatgtatatgggATATAAATGCAAGTGCTTCCTGTGCGACGAGCAGTTCGAATGTGGCTCCTCCGCCTGTTAGTGGGAGTGCTTGCGGATCCGTTGCGGGCAGTACCGTGGGAGGGGTTCCATCCGGTCCAGCTGCAGGGGGCATCACATCCAGTGCAACCGTACCTAGCGGAGGAGGAATGTCCACCACGACTGGTGCTGGAGGTGGTGATTTTGCCTGCACCAGTTCGAACAGCGAAAACTgcaaaggaataatataccctttgataaaattttttaatgacaATGTGCCTCTGCAAGATTGCTGCTggaaggacaacaatgtgtTGACCGTATCGGATAACGgacacatacatatttacGACATTAGAAACAAGAGTGCAGTGAGTTCCATCAAAGCTACCAACTGTACCTTAAACTCCATCGATGTGAATccacataataaaaatatcttCGCGACAGGTGGCACGAACAAGGAAATTGACTTGTGGGATATTCGATACACTAACAAATCTCTGCACAGGATCATATCCCACAAGGAAACCATTATAAAGCTACAGTGGGACAAATATCAGCCTGGCAttttgtcttcctcctccagtgataagtacatttatttttttgacacAAACAGAATTGGCATTGAGCAGACATACGAGGATTCGCAGGACGGACCCCCCGAACTTATTTTCATTCACGGTGGCCATTCCTCCAACATCCTGGACTTCTCCCTCAACTCGTCCTACTCCATG ATGATCTCCTCCATCAGCGAAGACAACACGTTGCACATCTGGCAGCCCTCCAGGCAGGCCTACGAGGATGCCTCAGATACATACGATGACACCGAAGTGGAGTAG
- a CDS encoding Ribosome biogenesis protein Nop10, producing the protein SSHNIFECSGLSIFIPIESHDWSKKMYMLRYYLDANGKRVYTVKPVVDGKVTFSAHPCRFSPDDKFSSQRVALKKRFNLL; encoded by the exons AGTTCCCACAACATATTTGAGTGCAGCGGCTTGAGTATTTTTATCCCAATAGAGTCACATGACTGGTCGAAGAAAATGTATATGCTAAGGTATTATTTGGACGCCAATGGGAAGAGGGTATACACGGTGAAG CCCGTGGTCGATGGGAAGGTGACCTTCTCGGCCCACCCCTGCCGATTCTCGCCGGACGACAAGTTCTCCTCCCAAAGGGTAGCCCTCAAGAAGAGATTCAACCTGTTGTAA
- a CDS encoding SF-assemblin/beta giardin domain containing protein — MRQRSSSSCVSDGHGAYSLHSQRTMADTHFFAESNVLDDPRETTNSYKEIKYDLLRIERNINIEVRKRIEANKNIQQLIEHTANDMINNVLNKITTKIENISFDLDKIIKKCDELEKLVGQIKVTLPTKIQTEMMSLKREVSDFFIILNKYANNRKKRNNVLFTKMENMNAYVTNKIHSEVSFTDEDFLFFRKESAKLLVHDSEDEQGFKDAFLQEVEEIRDALALTVKAREQSDDDIIQAMNKYTSVLQKALQSVITSGH; from the exons ATGCGCCAGCGCAGCAGCAGCTCGTGCGTATCCGACGGGCATGGTGCATACAGCCTGCACTCTCAGCGAACAATGGCGGACACGCACTTCTTCGCAGAATCGAATGTCCTGGACGACCCCAGGGAGACCACCAACTCGTACAAAGAAATCAAATACGACTTGCTCCGCATAGAAAGGAATATCAACATAGAGGTACGCAAAAGAATCgaagcaaataaaaacatcCAACAGTTAATTGAGCACACAGCAAATGACATGATCAACAACGTACTTaacaaaataacaacaaaaatagaaaacatATCCTTCGACCTCgacaaaattataaaaaaatgtgatgaGTTGGAAAAACTTGTGGGACAGATTAAGGTAACATTGCCTACCAAAATACAAACGGAAATGATGAGCTTGAAAAGGGAAGTGTCAGACTTTTTTATCATACTAAACAAATACGCCAACAatagaaagaagagaaataaTGTGCTGTTCACGAAgatggaaaatatgaatgcCTATGTGacaaataaaatacacaGCGAAGTTTCCTTTACGGATGAggactttcttttttttcgaaaagagAGTGCCAAGCTGCTTGTTCATGACTCGGAGGATGAGCAGGGCTTTAAGGATGCCTTTCTGCAGGAGGTGGAGGAGATTCGGGACGCCCTCGCCCTCACCGTTAAGGCGCGAGAGCAATCCGACGACGACATCATCCAG GCGATGAATAAATACACGAGTGTCCTACAGAAGGCGCTGCAGTCCGTCATCACGAGCGGTCACTAA
- a CDS encoding Protein-L-isoaspartate O-methyltransferase yields MHCSVLNLLIYKTLLCKPIHTSKKLTSEVKATKVFFCQPLCNERKLFSQKLNLSRDNYFTKRRSAKNTQTRNMYTLAEKNHKSLIDSLKDRGIIDDDDVYETMLQVDRGKYIKEKPYVDMPVYISHGVTISSPHMHALSLKRLMDVLKPGSRAMDVGSGSGYITVCMAMRTKVLENKDSFVIGLERVKDVANFSIENIRRDKPELLHLDNFKIIHKNIYQVSEQEKEQLGLFDAIHVGASASELPEILIDLLAENGKLIIPLDEGYTQVLYEITKNNGKIVKDRLFEVCFVNLKKN; encoded by the exons atgcaCTGTTCAGTCTTGAACCTTCTGATTTACAAAACACTTTTGTGTAAACCCATCCATACATCTAAAAAGCTAACATCGGAAGTAAAAGCGACAAAAGTGTTTTTTTGCCAGCCACTCTGTAATGAAAGGAAATTATTCTCCCAGAAGTTAAATTTATCCAGGGATAATTATTTCACGAAAAGAAGGTCGGCAAAAAACACACAGACGAGGAACATGTACACCCTCGCAGAAAAAAACCACAAGAGTTTAATCGACAGTCTTAAGGACAGAGGCATAATTGACGATGACGACGTGTACGAAACAATGCTACAG GTGGACAGGGGAAAGTACATAAAGGAGAAACCCTACGTGGACATGCCCGTCTACATCAGCCACGGGGTCACCATATCCTCCCCGCACATGCACGCCCTGTCTCTGAAGCGCCTTATGGATGTGTTGAAGCCGGGATCGCGAGCCATGGACGTGG GGTCCGGGTCGGGCTACATAACCGTGTGCATGGCCATGAGAACGAAGGTGCTGGAGAACAAGGACTCCTTCGTGATAGGGCTCGAGAGAGTAAAAGACGTGGCCAACTTTTCCATCGAAAACATAAGAAGAGACAAACCAGAATTACTGCACTTggataattttaaaattattcacaaaaatatataccaaGTGAGTGaacaggaaaaggaacagttAGGATTGTTCGATGCCATTCATGTAGGAGCATCTGCAAGTGAGTTGCCAGAAATTTTAATCGATCTGTTGGCGGAGAATGGGAAGCTGATCATCCCGCTCGATGAGGGGTACACGCAGGTTTTGTACGAAATTACCAAAAACAATGGGAAAATAGTAAAAGATAGGCTCTTCGAAGTTTGCTTcgtaaatttgaaaaagaattag